The Pseudofrankia inefficax genome window below encodes:
- a CDS encoding NUDIX hydrolase yields the protein MTDTTAQDAHEDRRPTPRREGAGSRLTCLGPSAAPAFEAVTSAAVVAVTDDGTLLLADLARGVDLPGGHVQRGDGSPEQTARRETWEEVRAELADLLLVEVVESDYFGPDDLTYMLIYAARVLSLQPWTGGHESAGRVLLPPADFLARYQGTHPDLMRHLVTTALAALAAS from the coding sequence ATGACAGACACGACCGCCCAGGATGCGCACGAGGACCGTCGGCCGACGCCTCGCCGGGAGGGCGCCGGGTCCAGGCTCACCTGCCTGGGACCGTCCGCCGCCCCCGCCTTCGAGGCGGTGACCAGCGCTGCGGTGGTCGCGGTGACCGACGACGGCACGCTGCTGCTCGCGGACCTCGCCCGCGGCGTCGACCTGCCCGGCGGCCACGTCCAGCGCGGCGACGGCTCGCCCGAGCAGACCGCCCGCCGGGAGACGTGGGAGGAGGTCAGGGCCGAGCTGGCCGATCTCCTCCTCGTCGAGGTCGTCGAGTCGGACTACTTCGGACCGGACGACCTCACCTACATGCTCATCTACGCGGCCCGGGTACTGAGCCTCCAGCCCTGGACAGGCGGCCACGAGTCAGCCGGGCGTGTCCTGCTGCCTCCCGCCGACTTCCTGGCCCGCTACCAGGGAACGCACCCGGACCTCATGCGCCACCTCGTCACCACCGCCCTCGCCGCGCTGGCGGCCAGCTAG
- a CDS encoding SsgA family sporulation/cell division regulator gives MQGLDVTTEFVLDDASTSGRVTVLVVTWRACDPLAVSLALVSRPDHPALPQGNWVAPRDSLRAGLDAPTGDGDVRFTPAPGSAEVTLELTDGDRHSTVVLEAESLRAFLERTERLVPAGQEHPERELDAVLDDLLRA, from the coding sequence GTGCAGGGTCTGGACGTCACTACCGAGTTCGTTCTCGACGACGCGTCGACGAGCGGTCGGGTCACCGTCCTCGTTGTCACCTGGCGTGCCTGCGACCCGTTGGCCGTCAGCCTCGCCCTCGTCTCCCGCCCGGACCACCCGGCCCTGCCGCAGGGCAACTGGGTAGCCCCCCGGGACTCGCTGCGCGCCGGCCTGGACGCACCGACCGGCGACGGCGACGTGCGTTTCACCCCCGCTCCCGGCAGCGCCGAGGTCACCCTTGAGCTGACCGACGGTGACCGCCACTCGACCGTCGTCCTGGAGGCCGAGTCCCTGCGCGCGTTCCTGGAGCGGACCGAGCGGCTCGTCCCGGCCGGCCAGGAGCACCCCGAGCGCGAACTCGACGCCGTCCTCGACGACCTGCTCCGCGCCTGA